A window of the Cannabis sativa cultivar Pink pepper isolate KNU-18-1 chromosome X, ASM2916894v1, whole genome shotgun sequence genome harbors these coding sequences:
- the LOC133032760 gene encoding uncharacterized protein LOC133032760 isoform X2, giving the protein MAANASPFKIILGSSSVARRKILAEMGYDFTIMTADIDEKSIRKEIPEELVVALAEAKAEAIISKLESLLNQNKDDTPTLLIAADTVVVYEGVIREKPSSKEEARKFMKDYSGGQAATVSSVFVSNLKSGFRKGDWDRVEIHFHEIPDDVIEKLIDEGTVLFVAGGLIIEHPLILPLVKKVVGTTDSVMGLPKALTEKLLKEAL; this is encoded by the exons ATGGCGGCCAATGCTTCTCCCTTTAAG ATAATTTTGGGATCATCTTCAGTAGCACGTCGGAAAATATTGGCTGAGATGGGATACGATTTTACAATCATG ACTGCAGACATTGATGAAAAGAGTATCCGAAAGGAGATTCCAGAAGAGTTGGTTGTGGCTCTTGCTGAGGCCAAG GCAGAAGCCATCATATCAAAATTAGAATCTTTGCTTAATCAAAACAAGGATGACACGCCAACATTATTGATTGCAGCGGATACA GTGGTGGTCTATGAAGGTGTAATCAGGGAAAAACCTTCCAGCAAGGAAGAGGCTCGGAAGTTTATGAAAG ATTACTCCGGGGGGCAGGCTGCTACAGTCAGCTCAGTGTTTGTTTCAAACCTGAAATCTGGATTTAGAAAGGGAGATTGGGACCGGGTGGAG ATCCATTTTCATGAAATACCTGATGATGTTATTGAAAAATTG ATTGACGAGGGAACTGTTCTTTTCGTTGCTGGTGGACTTATAATAGAGCATCCTTTAATTCTCCCGTTAGTAAAGAAAGTG GTTGGAACAACAGATAGCGTGATGGGACTCCCGAAAGCACTCACTGAGAAACTTTTAAAAGAGGCTCTCTAG
- the LOC133032760 gene encoding uncharacterized protein LOC133032760 isoform X1, with translation MAANASPFKIILGSSSVARRKILAEMGYDFTIMTADIDEKSIRKEIPEELVVALAEAKAEAIISKLESLLNQNKDDTPTLLIAADTAAAILPRIPTGDYINDVEPTLLITADQVVVYEGVIREKPSSKEEARKFMKDYSGGQAATVSSVFVSNLKSGFRKGDWDRVEIHFHEIPDDVIEKLIDEGTVLFVAGGLIIEHPLILPLVKKVVGTTDSVMGLPKALTEKLLKEAL, from the exons ATGGCGGCCAATGCTTCTCCCTTTAAG ATAATTTTGGGATCATCTTCAGTAGCACGTCGGAAAATATTGGCTGAGATGGGATACGATTTTACAATCATG ACTGCAGACATTGATGAAAAGAGTATCCGAAAGGAGATTCCAGAAGAGTTGGTTGTGGCTCTTGCTGAGGCCAAG GCAGAAGCCATCATATCAAAATTAGAATCTTTGCTTAATCAAAACAAGGATGACACGCCAACATTATTGATTGCAGCGGATACA GCGGCAGCCATCCTTCCAAGGATCCCCACTGGTGACTACATAAATGATGTCGAGCCAACACTGTTAATTACTGCAGATCAA GTGGTGGTCTATGAAGGTGTAATCAGGGAAAAACCTTCCAGCAAGGAAGAGGCTCGGAAGTTTATGAAAG ATTACTCCGGGGGGCAGGCTGCTACAGTCAGCTCAGTGTTTGTTTCAAACCTGAAATCTGGATTTAGAAAGGGAGATTGGGACCGGGTGGAG ATCCATTTTCATGAAATACCTGATGATGTTATTGAAAAATTG ATTGACGAGGGAACTGTTCTTTTCGTTGCTGGTGGACTTATAATAGAGCATCCTTTAATTCTCCCGTTAGTAAAGAAAGTG GTTGGAACAACAGATAGCGTGATGGGACTCCCGAAAGCACTCACTGAGAAACTTTTAAAAGAGGCTCTCTAG
- the LOC133032760 gene encoding uncharacterized protein LOC133032760 isoform X3: MAANASPFKIILGSSSVARRKILAEMGYDFTIMTADIDEKSIRKEIPEELVVALAEAKAEAIISKLESLLNQNKDDTPTLLIAADTAAAILPRIPTGDYINDVEPTLLITADQVVVYEGVIREKPSSKEEARKFMKDYSGGQAATVSSVFVSNLKSGFRKGDWDRVEIHFHEIPDDVIEKLVGTTDSVMGLPKALTEKLLKEAL; this comes from the exons ATGGCGGCCAATGCTTCTCCCTTTAAG ATAATTTTGGGATCATCTTCAGTAGCACGTCGGAAAATATTGGCTGAGATGGGATACGATTTTACAATCATG ACTGCAGACATTGATGAAAAGAGTATCCGAAAGGAGATTCCAGAAGAGTTGGTTGTGGCTCTTGCTGAGGCCAAG GCAGAAGCCATCATATCAAAATTAGAATCTTTGCTTAATCAAAACAAGGATGACACGCCAACATTATTGATTGCAGCGGATACA GCGGCAGCCATCCTTCCAAGGATCCCCACTGGTGACTACATAAATGATGTCGAGCCAACACTGTTAATTACTGCAGATCAA GTGGTGGTCTATGAAGGTGTAATCAGGGAAAAACCTTCCAGCAAGGAAGAGGCTCGGAAGTTTATGAAAG ATTACTCCGGGGGGCAGGCTGCTACAGTCAGCTCAGTGTTTGTTTCAAACCTGAAATCTGGATTTAGAAAGGGAGATTGGGACCGGGTGGAG ATCCATTTTCATGAAATACCTGATGATGTTATTGAAAAATTG GTTGGAACAACAGATAGCGTGATGGGACTCCCGAAAGCACTCACTGAGAAACTTTTAAAAGAGGCTCTCTAG
- the LOC133031944 gene encoding protein RADIALIS-like 3 isoform X1, translating into MGSSGSWTAKQNKLFENALAIYDKDTPDRWHNMAKAIGGKTVEEVKKHYETLVEDLNKIETGQVPLPNYKKINNNKSSVPYIPYMDEEQSRLKNLKMQ; encoded by the exons atggggTCATCAGGTTCATGGACAGCTAAACAGAACAAGCTGTTTGAGAATGCTCTAGCCATCTATGACAAAGACACACCAGATCGTTGGCACAACATGGCCAAAGCAATTGGTGGAAAAACAGTGGAAGAAGTGAAGAAGCATTACGAGACACTTGTCGAAGATCTCAACAAAATTGAGACTGGTCAAGTCCCTTTACCAAATTATAAAAAGATCAATAACAACAAATCATCAGTTCCCTATATCCCATATATGGATGAAGAACAAAG CaggttgaaaaatctaaaaatgcAATGA
- the LOC133032760 gene encoding uncharacterized protein LOC133032760 isoform X4 — translation MAANASPFKIILGSSSVARRKILAEMGYDFTIMTADIDEKSIRKEIPEELVVALAEAKAAAILPRIPTGDYINDVEPTLLITADQVVVYEGVIREKPSSKEEARKFMKDYSGGQAATVSSVFVSNLKSGFRKGDWDRVEIHFHEIPDDVIEKLIDEGTVLFVAGGLIIEHPLILPLVKKVVGTTDSVMGLPKALTEKLLKEAL, via the exons ATGGCGGCCAATGCTTCTCCCTTTAAG ATAATTTTGGGATCATCTTCAGTAGCACGTCGGAAAATATTGGCTGAGATGGGATACGATTTTACAATCATG ACTGCAGACATTGATGAAAAGAGTATCCGAAAGGAGATTCCAGAAGAGTTGGTTGTGGCTCTTGCTGAGGCCAAG GCGGCAGCCATCCTTCCAAGGATCCCCACTGGTGACTACATAAATGATGTCGAGCCAACACTGTTAATTACTGCAGATCAA GTGGTGGTCTATGAAGGTGTAATCAGGGAAAAACCTTCCAGCAAGGAAGAGGCTCGGAAGTTTATGAAAG ATTACTCCGGGGGGCAGGCTGCTACAGTCAGCTCAGTGTTTGTTTCAAACCTGAAATCTGGATTTAGAAAGGGAGATTGGGACCGGGTGGAG ATCCATTTTCATGAAATACCTGATGATGTTATTGAAAAATTG ATTGACGAGGGAACTGTTCTTTTCGTTGCTGGTGGACTTATAATAGAGCATCCTTTAATTCTCCCGTTAGTAAAGAAAGTG GTTGGAACAACAGATAGCGTGATGGGACTCCCGAAAGCACTCACTGAGAAACTTTTAAAAGAGGCTCTCTAG
- the LOC133031944 gene encoding protein RADIALIS-like 3 isoform X2: MGSSGSWTAKQNKLFENALAIYDKDTPDRWHNMAKAIGGKTVEEVKKHYETLVEDLNKIETGQVPLPNYKKINNNKSSVPYIPYMDEEQRLKNLKMQ, from the exons atggggTCATCAGGTTCATGGACAGCTAAACAGAACAAGCTGTTTGAGAATGCTCTAGCCATCTATGACAAAGACACACCAGATCGTTGGCACAACATGGCCAAAGCAATTGGTGGAAAAACAGTGGAAGAAGTGAAGAAGCATTACGAGACACTTGTCGAAGATCTCAACAAAATTGAGACTGGTCAAGTCCCTTTACCAAATTATAAAAAGATCAATAACAACAAATCATCAGTTCCCTATATCCCATATATGGATGAAGAACAAAG gttgaaaaatctaaaaatgcAATGA